In Lates calcarifer isolate ASB-BC8 linkage group LG4, TLL_Latcal_v3, whole genome shotgun sequence, a genomic segment contains:
- the LOC108883419 gene encoding insulin-like growth factor-binding protein 3: MLLDAAMDSCFRALCMTFVLASFTRRSGAVGPVVRCEPCNVGARLLCKPLPKDCAEKVREPGCGCCMTCALSFGQPCGVYTGRCGSGLTCQHQPGETKPLQALLEGRGICANATNKRQTVRPTPPVNELPAENIDTQDEERNSTSSSLQISYSTHRPTGPLISPLHPFFPSTKSEVLRREQQKRTQSFKMEELPGPLITDQQNFSLETKQEPEYGPCRREIESILSSLKITDILNPRGFRIPNCDKKGFYKKKQCRPSKGRKRGFCWCVDKYGQPLPGFDGKERGDAQYYNSESQ; encoded by the exons ATGCTCCTAGACGCCGCAATGGATTCCTGTTTTCGCGCACTTTGCATGACTTTTGTCCTGGCCTCGTTCACCCGGAGGTCAGGTGCGGTCGGACCGGTTGTCAGATGCGAGCCGTGTAACGTCGGAGCGCGGCTTTTGTGCAAACCTTTGCCCAAGGACTGCGCCGAGAAGGTCCGCGAGCCGGGCTGCGGCTGTTGCATGACTTGCGCGCTGAGCTTCGGCCAGCCGTGCGGCGTGTACACTGGTAGATGTGGCTCCGGACTGACTTGTCAGCATCAGCCCGGCGAGACGAAACCCCTGCAGGCTCTGCTGGAGGGACGGGGGATTTGTGCAAACGCTACTAACAAGAGACAAACCGTAAGACCAACACCTCCAGTCAATGAACTACCAG CAGAGAATATTGACACTCAGGACGAGGAGCGGAATTCCACCAGCTCCAGCCTTCAGATCTCATACAGCACCCACAGACCCACGGGCCCCCTGATATCTCCGCTtcatccttttttcccctctactAAGTCAGAAGTCCTGAGACGGGAGCAGCAGAAACGAACCCAAAGCTTTAAAATGGAGGAGCTCCCAGGACCACTCATCACAGACCAGCAAAACTTCTCTCTAGAGACCAAGCAGGAGCCTGAGTAT GGTCCCTGTCGGAGAGAGATTGAGAGCATTCTCAGCAGCCTCAAGATTACAGACATTCTCAACCCCAGAGGTTTCCGCATACCAAACTGTGACAAGAAGGGCTTCTATAAGAAAAAACAg TGCCGTCCATCCAAAGGCAGAAAGCGTGGCTTCTGTTGGTGTGTGGACAAATACGGGCAACCTCTGCCAGGTTTCGATGGGAAGGAGCGAGGAGACGCCCAGTACTACAACTCCGAGAGCCAATAA